In Micromonospora purpureochromogenes, a single window of DNA contains:
- a CDS encoding MFS transporter, whose amino-acid sequence MQAKLTTMFQSLQVRNYRLFASGQLIKLIGVWMMFIAQDWLVLELSDDSATALGVVTALQFTPVLLLTLLSGRLADRYDKRLLLFVANAFWTVLALGMSVLVLTDLVQLWHVFAFAALLGVANAVETPVRQAFVSELVGMSLLPNALSLNAAVFNSARIVGPAVAGLAIAAFDVGPVFLFTAVSSIAPLATVVRMRPAELHRKDLPPVGERDSAKVVDGLRYVFRRPDLLLPMAVMSVIGMTLFNFQLTLAALAKTVFRTGAASFGLFSTALAIGALVGALAGTGRRSRPSVWVVLGAAVGCAVFGTLVGLASAYWLVVALLLPTGFFMVFFAQAANQRVQLGVDAAFRGRVMALWVLVFLGTNPVGAPLIGWVAETYGAGASIWMGGLISLATALLALTWQLRRSGARLRFRVLPMPRFYVVSSPDC is encoded by the coding sequence GTGCAGGCGAAGCTGACGACGATGTTCCAGTCCCTACAGGTCCGTAACTACCGGCTATTCGCATCCGGGCAGCTGATCAAGCTGATCGGCGTCTGGATGATGTTCATCGCCCAGGACTGGCTCGTCCTCGAGCTCTCCGACGACTCCGCCACCGCGCTCGGCGTGGTGACGGCGCTCCAGTTCACCCCGGTGCTGCTGCTCACCCTGCTCTCCGGCCGGCTCGCCGACCGGTACGACAAGCGACTGCTGCTCTTCGTCGCCAACGCCTTCTGGACGGTGCTCGCGCTCGGGATGAGCGTGCTGGTCCTCACCGACCTGGTGCAGCTCTGGCACGTCTTCGCCTTCGCCGCCCTGCTCGGCGTCGCGAACGCCGTCGAGACCCCGGTCCGGCAGGCGTTCGTCTCCGAGCTGGTCGGCATGTCCCTGCTGCCCAACGCGCTCTCGCTCAACGCGGCGGTGTTCAACTCGGCGCGGATCGTGGGCCCGGCGGTGGCCGGCCTGGCGATCGCCGCCTTCGACGTCGGCCCGGTGTTCCTCTTCACCGCGGTCAGCTCGATCGCCCCACTGGCCACCGTGGTACGGATGCGCCCCGCCGAACTGCACCGCAAGGACCTCCCGCCGGTCGGCGAGCGCGACTCGGCCAAGGTGGTCGACGGGCTGCGGTACGTCTTCCGCCGTCCCGACCTGCTGCTGCCGATGGCGGTGATGTCGGTCATCGGGATGACCCTGTTCAACTTCCAGCTCACCCTGGCCGCGCTGGCCAAGACGGTGTTCCGTACCGGTGCCGCCTCGTTCGGCCTGTTCAGCACCGCGCTGGCGATCGGCGCCCTGGTCGGGGCGCTGGCCGGCACCGGGCGACGCAGCCGCCCCTCGGTCTGGGTGGTGCTCGGCGCGGCGGTCGGCTGTGCCGTCTTCGGCACCCTGGTCGGGCTGGCTTCGGCGTACTGGCTGGTGGTGGCGCTGCTGCTGCCCACCGGCTTCTTCATGGTCTTCTTCGCCCAGGCCGCCAACCAGCGGGTGCAGCTCGGCGTCGACGCCGCCTTCCGGGGCCGGGTCATGGCCCTCTGGGTGCTGGTCTTCCTCGGCACCAACCCGGTCGGCGCCCCGCTGATCGGCTGGGTCGCCGAGACCTACGGCGCCGGGGCGAGCATCTGGATGGGCGGCCTGATCTCGCTGGCCACCGCCCTGCTCGCGCTCACCTGGCAGCTGCGGCGGTCCGGTGCCCGGCTGCGCTTCCGGGTGCTGCCCATGCCGCGCTTCTACGTGGTCTCGTCGCCCGACTGCTGA
- a CDS encoding MarR family winged helix-turn-helix transcriptional regulator has translation MTERTVTAKRVPPAQLAPQLRDAITRLNRRVRQARPVGDLTVTQLSALTSLKLAGALTPRELADVERVQPPTMTKIVAKLEERGLVQRTPHPTDGRQVILAATEGGLAVLEQFERARNEWLASRLAALTEDERDTLRRAAEILQQLARA, from the coding sequence GTGACGGAGCGGACGGTGACGGCGAAACGCGTGCCACCGGCGCAGCTGGCCCCTCAGCTGCGTGATGCGATCACCCGACTCAACCGGCGGGTCCGACAGGCCCGCCCGGTCGGCGACCTGACGGTCACCCAGCTCTCCGCGCTCACCAGCCTCAAGCTGGCGGGCGCGCTGACGCCCCGGGAACTGGCCGACGTCGAGCGGGTGCAGCCACCGACGATGACCAAGATCGTCGCGAAGTTGGAGGAGCGCGGCCTCGTGCAGCGCACCCCCCACCCGACCGACGGTCGTCAGGTCATCCTGGCGGCGACCGAGGGGGGCCTCGCCGTGCTCGAACAGTTCGAGCGGGCCAGGAACGAGTGGCTGGCCAGCCGACTCGCCGCGCTCACGGAGGACGAACGCGACACGCTGCGGCGCGCCGCCGAGATCCTCCAGCAGCTGGCAAGAGCCTGA